A window of Rhododendron vialii isolate Sample 1 chromosome 11a, ASM3025357v1 contains these coding sequences:
- the LOC131306603 gene encoding alcohol dehydrogenase 3-like, which translates to MSNTVGQVIRCKAAVAWEAGKPLVMEEVEVAPPQKMEVRVKILFTSLCHTDVYFWEAKGQNPLFPRILGHEAGGIVESVGEGVTGLVPGDHVLPVFTGECKECAHCKSEESNMCDLLRINTDRGVMIHDGKSRFSKDGKPIYHFVGTSTFSEYTVVHVGCLANINPLAPLDKVCVLSCGISTGFGATVNVAKPLKGSTVAVFGLGAVGLAAAEGARVSGASRIIGVDLNPSRFEQAKQFGVTEYVNPKDHNKPVQEVIAEMTDGGVDRAIECTGHIDAMISAFECVHDGWGVAVLVGVPHKDAVFKTHPMNFLNERTLKGTFFGNYKPRSDIPGVVEKYMNKELELEKFITHEVPFSEINKAFDYMLKGESIRCIIRMEH; encoded by the exons atgTCGAACACTGTTGGTCAAGTCATACGTTGCAAAG CTGCTGTGGCATGGGAAGCAGGGAAGCCACTGGTGATGGAAGAAGTGGAGGTGGCGCCACCGCAGAAGATGGAGGTTCGTGTGAAGATCCTCTTCACCTCTCTCTGCCACACCGATGTTTACTTTTGGGAAGCCAAG GGTCAGAACCCTTTGTTTCCACGAATCCTCGGGCATGAGGCTGGagg gattgtGGAGAGTGTTGGAGAGGGAGTGACGGGTCTTGTGCCAGGAGACCATGTGCTTCCAGTGTTCACTGGGGAATGCAAAGAATGTGCTCACTGTAAGTCGGAAGAGAGTAACATGTGCGATCTGCTCAGGATTAACACGGATAGGGGAGTGATGATCCATGATGGGAAATCAAGATTCTCTAAAGACGGAAAGCCCATTTACCATTTTGTCGGAACATCTACCTTCAGCGAGTACACGGTGGTACATGTTGGCTGTCTTGCCAACATCAACCCGCTTGCTCCTCTTGACAAAGTTTGTGTTCTTAGTTGTGGTATCTCCACAG GCTTTGGTGCCACTGTGAATGTTGCCAAACCACTAAAGGGCTCAACTGTGGCTGTTTTCGGATTGGGAGCAGTAGGCCTAGCA GCTGCAGAAGGAGCTAGAGTTTCTGGTGCTTCGAGGATTATTGGTGTGGACTTGAATCCAAGCCGATTTGAGCAAG CAAAGCAGTTTGGTGTGACCGAGTATGTGAACCCCAAAGACCACAACAAACCAGTTCAAGAG GTGATTGCTGAGATGACTGATGGAGGAGTCGACAGAGCCATCGAATGTACGGGGCACATCGATGCCATGATTTCAGCGTTCGAATGTGTTCATGAT GGCTGGGGAGTTGCTGTTTTGGTGGGAGTCCCCCACAAAGATGCAGTGTTCAAGACACATCCTATGAACTTCTTAAACGAAAGGACACTCAAGGGGACCTTCTTTGGAAACTACAAACCCCGGTCAGACATTCCCGGCGTCGTAGAAAAATACATGAACAAG GAACTCGAACTGGAGAAGTTCATCACTCATGAAGTCCCGTTCTCTGAGATCAACAAGGCCTTCGACTACATGCTCAAAGGGGAAAGCATTCGATGCATCATCCGCATGGAGCATTAG